The following proteins are co-located in the Candidatus Competibacteraceae bacterium genome:
- the tssL gene encoding type VI secretion system protein TssL, which translates to MTIDDPFAADGDEGDRTIIRPAPGGRRAGPSSPSSPPPPPPRSPSPAPADSAPVSAGVGLNPLEAAAAPLLSLIMRLKNTHSHPDPERLRLRMIEELKAFTVNARNAGVHEKTVFRARYVLCTTLDEVVLNTPWGRASEWSESSLLITFHNETWGGEKFFELLDAVLPDPRKHLHLLELMYLCLAFGFQGRYRLLDNGRSRLEEQRERTYNAIRTAHGEFERELSPHWRGVLNQHNPLIRYVPLWVVAAVAAALLLIAYALFNWLLNSASDPVLTALGGIREDTVAMVRRGGATAAPAIPKPQDLNDLNRVSRDLRNFLDPQIRQGLVDVIEDADKTTVRIRGDGLFDSASANVKPAFLPLLAQIGKELNTVQGRVLVTGHSDSIPIHTLRFPSNWHLSKARADSVVQLLAAVSNQPGRFISEGRADTESVAPNNTPQNRALNRRVDIILLARVN; encoded by the coding sequence GTGACCATCGACGATCCGTTTGCCGCCGACGGAGATGAAGGCGACCGCACCATCATTCGGCCGGCGCCGGGCGGCCGGCGTGCCGGCCCGTCCTCGCCATCATCCCCGCCACCCCCGCCGCCGCGCTCGCCCAGCCCGGCGCCGGCCGACTCCGCCCCGGTGTCGGCCGGCGTCGGCCTGAATCCACTGGAAGCCGCCGCCGCGCCGCTACTCAGCCTGATCATGCGCCTGAAGAACACCCACTCGCATCCCGATCCCGAGCGCTTGCGACTGCGCATGATCGAAGAACTGAAAGCGTTTACCGTCAACGCCCGCAACGCTGGCGTCCACGAAAAGACCGTGTTCCGGGCCCGCTATGTGCTCTGCACCACGCTGGACGAGGTGGTGCTGAACACGCCCTGGGGCCGGGCCAGCGAATGGAGCGAGAGCAGCCTGCTGATCACGTTTCACAACGAAACCTGGGGTGGCGAAAAATTCTTCGAGCTGCTGGACGCCGTTCTTCCCGACCCGCGCAAGCATCTCCACCTGCTGGAACTGATGTACCTGTGTCTGGCCTTCGGTTTTCAGGGCCGCTACCGGCTGTTGGATAACGGCCGCAGCCGGTTGGAGGAACAGCGGGAGCGCACTTATAACGCCATCCGCACCGCCCATGGCGAATTCGAGCGGGAACTGTCCCCGCACTGGCGTGGCGTTCTCAACCAGCACAACCCGCTGATCCGCTACGTGCCACTATGGGTGGTGGCGGCGGTGGCGGCGGCTCTGCTGCTGATCGCCTACGCGCTGTTCAACTGGCTGCTGAACAGCGCCTCCGACCCGGTGCTGACCGCGCTCGGCGGCATTCGCGAGGACACCGTGGCCATGGTCCGCCGTGGCGGCGCGACGGCGGCGCCCGCGATCCCAAAACCGCAGGATCTCAACGATCTCAACCGGGTATCGCGCGATCTGCGCAATTTTCTCGATCCCCAGATCCGGCAGGGTCTGGTCGATGTGATCGAGGATGCCGACAAGACCACGGTCCGCATCCGCGGCGACGGCCTGTTCGACTCGGCCAGCGCCAACGTCAAACCGGCCTTTCTGCCGCTGCTGGCGCAGATTGGCAAGGAACTCAACACCGTCCAGGGCCGGGTGCTGGTCACCGGCCATTCGGACAGTATCCCGATCCACACCCTGCGATTTCCTTCCAACTGGCATCTTTCCAAAGCCCGCGCCGACAGCGTGGTCCAGCTACTGGCCGCCGTCAGCAACCAGCCCGGCCGTTTCATCAGCGAAGGCCGCGCCGATACGGAATCGGTGGCTCCCAACAACACCCCGCAGAACCGCGCGCTGAACCGACGCGTCGATATCATCCTGCTGGCGCGAGTCAACTAG
- the tssM gene encoding type VI secretion system membrane subunit TssM, with translation MNKILNFLKSRWFIGITGFLAVAGLIWYLGPLIAVAGQTPLASDLGRIGSIMTVGGMYGLYQLLYYIDTLKRNRNMLADLAGQAGIGTGGAGGTGGTGGTGGAAGAADQGAASESEQAARERQRKKEEEAASAEEISTLKQGLDEALSVLKRAKLGGKTGRTQYLYQLPWYIIIGPPGSGKTTALINSGLRFPLGAGKVRGVGGTRNCDWWFTDEAVLLDTAGRYTTQDSHEEVDRAAWRGFLDLLKKHRRRRPINGAFIAISLADLMQQSEEERSAQALAIKQRVQELHEHFGIRFPIYVQFTKADLIAGFIEFFGDLGLEERAQVWGLTFPLDDTTSPEGVVERFTAEFELLEQRLNDRLVQRLQEERDPQRRDLIYTLPQQFASLKQVADRFLKEAFRPSRYEERVLLRGVYFTSGTQEGTPIDRLMSSLATTFGLHRQTLSTFSGKGRSYFITRLLREVIFPEAEIAGANLKVERWRGWIQRGAYAAALLVTVIAALLWLTSYARNEIYVRAVEKQRLEVERQIQVLSPDQTDPAAALSLLTAARTIPGGYDDRDTGTPWLMGFGLYQGDKLGGEALAIYQRLLERAFLPRIVLHMEERLRQNTDNTGALYDTLKAYLMLDDAEHFDAKTVKDWMEQEWQTNLPRGFTREQREQLSAHLDALLEQAPLQSPIALDNALIQRSRNLLNQVPLSQRIYERLKQRQRSAGTPPDIGLTLAAGPDTPRVFDRGSGQALNSGVPGLYTYKGYYQFFLDENPKLVAHLADESWILGQTLQISSDPADRQRIAEGVCRLYLGDYLKQWQDLLGDVKIKVFNNPQEALDILQVLSGPASPLRTLIETVARETALDQPPAPPEAGKPAADRSLTDKIAGILGKSDTTAADPLLQPCALDPRLTSFDAQYRREIDGVGGTIPPFDKTLATLNDLYGHMNAIARARESSPDGAVPQNLKDQFGTVINQLQVDAARKPPPFNLLLDKLARDSADIVRSLRDRLNAQWKAAQVAPFFQDNLRGRYPLVRSSIQWSGVGAGGAQDSSAPVNSIQWVGQSPVSPIRSPAGPPDATLAAFGRFFGPNGLMDRFFKQYLQPYVDTSQGSWRWRGPTGPEQSIAPEALQAFQRAAVVRAALFGGGQNPMIRFQMIPLQLGPGVSQSTISLDGQTFVYSANQAGRQGDLQWTGTAGQARVELLPQPGGSPARLSETGPWAWFKLLDQAQIRPLGAGQFQVTFQSGGLQAIYQMRTPGSTSNPFSLQEMVGFQCPEQL, from the coding sequence ATGAACAAGATCCTGAATTTTCTAAAAAGCCGCTGGTTCATCGGCATTACCGGCTTCCTGGCCGTCGCCGGTTTGATCTGGTACCTCGGCCCCCTGATCGCCGTCGCCGGCCAGACTCCGCTGGCTTCGGACCTGGGCCGTATCGGCTCCATCATGACCGTCGGCGGCATGTATGGCCTGTACCAGCTTTTGTACTATATCGACACCCTGAAGCGGAACCGCAATATGTTGGCCGATCTGGCCGGTCAAGCCGGGATCGGAACGGGCGGAGCGGGCGGAACGGGCGGAACGGGCGGAACGGGCGGAGCGGCCGGAGCGGCCGATCAGGGCGCGGCCAGCGAAAGCGAGCAGGCTGCTCGCGAGCGTCAGAGAAAAAAGGAAGAGGAAGCCGCCTCGGCCGAGGAAATCTCCACGCTCAAGCAGGGTTTGGACGAAGCGCTGTCGGTCCTCAAGCGGGCCAAGCTGGGCGGCAAGACCGGCCGCACCCAATACCTCTACCAGTTGCCCTGGTACATCATCATCGGCCCACCCGGTTCCGGTAAAACCACGGCGTTGATCAATTCCGGTCTGCGTTTCCCGCTGGGCGCCGGCAAGGTGCGCGGGGTGGGCGGCACCCGCAACTGCGATTGGTGGTTTACCGACGAAGCGGTGCTGCTGGACACCGCCGGCCGCTACACCACCCAGGACAGCCACGAGGAAGTGGACCGGGCCGCCTGGCGCGGCTTCCTGGACCTGCTGAAGAAACACCGCCGCCGCCGACCCATCAACGGCGCCTTCATCGCCATCAGCCTGGCCGATCTGATGCAGCAGAGCGAGGAGGAACGCTCCGCCCAGGCGCTGGCCATTAAACAGCGGGTACAGGAGCTGCACGAACATTTCGGCATCCGCTTCCCCATCTACGTCCAGTTCACCAAGGCCGACCTGATCGCCGGTTTCATCGAATTCTTCGGTGATCTGGGCCTGGAAGAGCGGGCTCAGGTCTGGGGCCTGACCTTCCCGCTGGACGACACCACCAGTCCGGAAGGCGTGGTCGAACGGTTCACCGCCGAGTTCGAGCTGCTGGAGCAGCGGCTGAATGACCGACTGGTGCAGCGCCTGCAGGAGGAACGTGACCCCCAACGGCGCGATCTGATCTACACCCTGCCCCAGCAGTTCGCGTCCCTGAAGCAGGTCGCCGACCGCTTCCTCAAGGAAGCGTTCCGACCCAGCCGCTATGAGGAGCGGGTGCTGTTGCGCGGGGTGTACTTCACCAGCGGCACCCAGGAAGGTACGCCGATCGATCGGCTAATGAGTTCGCTGGCCACCACTTTCGGCCTGCACCGCCAGACCTTGAGCACCTTCTCCGGCAAGGGTCGCAGTTACTTCATTACCCGGCTGCTGCGCGAGGTTATCTTCCCGGAAGCGGAGATCGCCGGCGCCAATCTCAAGGTGGAACGCTGGCGTGGCTGGATCCAGCGTGGTGCCTACGCCGCCGCCCTGCTGGTCACCGTCATTGCCGCCCTGCTGTGGCTGACCAGCTACGCCCGCAATGAAATCTATGTGCGGGCGGTGGAAAAACAGCGGCTGGAGGTGGAACGACAGATCCAGGTGCTCTCGCCCGATCAGACCGATCCCGCCGCCGCCCTGTCCCTGTTGACCGCCGCCCGCACCATCCCCGGCGGCTATGACGACCGCGATACCGGCACCCCCTGGCTGATGGGCTTTGGGCTTTATCAGGGCGACAAGCTCGGCGGCGAAGCACTGGCGATCTACCAGCGGCTGCTGGAGCGGGCTTTTCTACCCCGCATCGTGCTGCACATGGAGGAACGGCTACGCCAGAACACCGACAATACCGGCGCGCTATACGACACCCTCAAGGCGTACCTGATGCTGGACGACGCCGAGCACTTCGACGCCAAGACCGTCAAGGACTGGATGGAGCAGGAGTGGCAGACCAACCTGCCGCGCGGCTTCACCCGCGAGCAGCGCGAACAACTGTCGGCCCACCTGGACGCCCTGCTGGAACAGGCGCCGCTGCAATCGCCCATCGCCTTGGACAATGCGTTGATCCAGCGCAGCCGGAATCTGCTGAACCAGGTACCCCTGTCCCAGCGTATCTACGAACGACTCAAGCAGCGCCAGCGCAGTGCCGGCACGCCACCGGACATCGGCCTAACCCTCGCCGCTGGCCCCGACACGCCCCGGGTATTCGACCGCGGGAGCGGCCAGGCGCTGAACAGCGGGGTTCCCGGTTTGTACACCTATAAGGGTTACTACCAGTTTTTTCTGGACGAAAACCCCAAGCTGGTGGCCCACCTGGCCGACGAAAGCTGGATTCTGGGCCAAACCCTGCAAATTTCCAGCGATCCAGCCGACCGTCAGCGCATCGCCGAGGGTGTCTGCCGCTTGTACCTCGGCGATTACCTGAAGCAGTGGCAGGATCTGCTCGGCGATGTCAAGATCAAGGTGTTCAACAACCCGCAAGAGGCGCTCGACATTCTGCAAGTACTGTCGGGACCGGCCTCGCCGCTGCGAACCCTGATCGAAACCGTGGCCCGTGAAACCGCGCTGGACCAGCCGCCCGCGCCGCCGGAGGCCGGCAAACCCGCCGCCGACCGGTCGCTGACCGACAAGATCGCTGGCATCCTGGGCAAGAGCGACACCACCGCCGCCGACCCGCTGCTGCAACCTTGCGCCCTCGACCCCCGGCTGACCAGCTTCGATGCCCAGTACCGCCGGGAAATCGATGGCGTCGGCGGCACCATTCCACCCTTCGACAAAACCCTGGCGACGCTCAACGATCTGTACGGCCATATGAACGCCATCGCCCGCGCCCGGGAGTCCAGCCCGGATGGCGCCGTGCCGCAAAATCTCAAGGACCAGTTTGGTACCGTGATCAATCAGTTGCAGGTGGATGCCGCCCGCAAGCCGCCGCCCTTCAACCTCCTGCTGGACAAACTGGCCCGGGACAGCGCCGATATTGTGCGCAGCCTGCGCGACCGGCTAAACGCTCAGTGGAAGGCGGCGCAAGTCGCCCCTTTTTTTCAGGATAATCTGCGCGGCCGTTACCCGCTGGTCCGCAGCTCCATTCAATGGAGCGGCGTCGGAGCGGGCGGCGCTCAGGACTCCAGCGCCCCAGTCAATTCGATTCAATGGGTTGGACAAAGCCCCGTCAGCCCGATCCGCTCGCCGGCGGGACCGCCCGACGCCACCCTGGCCGCCTTCGGTCGGTTTTTTGGCCCAAACGGTCTGATGGACCGCTTCTTCAAGCAGTACCTGCAACCATACGTTGATACCTCGCAAGGTAGCTGGCGCTGGCGTGGTCCCACCGGACCGGAGCAGAGCATCGCCCCGGAAGCGCTGCAAGCCTTCCAGCGCGCCGCCGTCGTGCGCGCCGCTTTATTCGGCGGTGGCCAGAATCCCATGATCCGCTTTCAGATGATCCCTCTTCAGCTTGGCCCCGGCGTGAGTCAGTCCACGATCAGTCTGGATGGCCAAACCTTCGTTTACAGCGCCAACCAAGCCGGGCGGCAGGGCGACCTGCAATGGACCGGAACCGCCGGGCAGGCACGCGTCGAATTGCTGCCGCAGCCCGGCGGCAGTCCGGCGCGACTGAGCGAAACCGGTCCCTGGGCCTGGTTCAAGTTGCTCGACCAGGCTCAGATCCGGCCGCTGGGCGCCGGCCAATTCCAGGTCACGTTTCAGTCGGGCGGCTTGCAGGCCATCTACCAGATGCGGACCCCCGGCAGCACCTCCAACCCCTTCAGCCTGCAAGAGATGGTGGGTTTCCAGTGTCCGGAACAACTCTAA
- the tagF gene encoding type VI secretion system-associated protein TagF, producing the protein MSGTTLTPTLARPAAGFFGKLPSRGDFIGRHLPKSFVGPWDHWLQTAIAHSRDQLGENWREYYCTSPVWRFALGPGLCGSAAYAGIMMPSMDRVGRYYPLVIAAALAPDWPLFALPAGGEAWFRQAEQLALAALERDELDLDQFSQQVAALGAPLADDFPATSPASGGDAWYCPLPQALDSTGISPFLASDLLRRGFPLHSLWWADGSDWIARCLLICKDLPPADGFAALLAGNWQQWGWHEKAPAGIAHRPGEPPAAEEEEP; encoded by the coding sequence GTGTCCGGAACAACTCTAACCCCCACCCTGGCACGACCGGCGGCTGGCTTCTTCGGCAAGCTGCCCAGTCGAGGCGATTTCATCGGCCGCCATCTGCCCAAAAGCTTCGTCGGCCCCTGGGATCACTGGTTGCAGACCGCTATCGCCCACAGCCGCGACCAGTTGGGCGAAAACTGGCGGGAATACTACTGTACCAGCCCGGTCTGGCGCTTCGCGCTCGGCCCCGGTCTCTGCGGGTCCGCCGCCTACGCCGGTATCATGATGCCCAGCATGGACCGGGTGGGACGTTACTACCCGCTGGTGATCGCCGCGGCGCTGGCACCGGACTGGCCGCTGTTCGCGCTGCCGGCTGGCGGCGAAGCCTGGTTTCGCCAAGCCGAACAGCTGGCGCTGGCGGCGCTCGAACGCGACGAACTGGATCTGGACCAATTCAGCCAACAGGTCGCGGCACTGGGCGCACCGCTTGCGGACGATTTTCCAGCGACGAGTCCGGCGAGCGGCGGCGACGCCTGGTATTGTCCGTTGCCGCAAGCGCTGGACTCGACCGGGATTTCGCCGTTTCTGGCCAGCGATCTGCTACGACGGGGCTTTCCCCTGCATAGCCTGTGGTGGGCCGACGGCTCCGACTGGATCGCCCGCTGCCTGCTGATCTGTAAGGACCTGCCGCCAGCCGATGGTTTTGCGGCGCTGTTGGCCGGAAACTGGCAACAATGGGGCTGGCACGAAAAAGCGCCCGCCGGCATCGCCCATCGCCCAGGCGAGCCACCCGCCGCCGAAGAGGAAGAACCATGA
- a CDS encoding serine/threonine-protein phosphatase, with amino-acid sequence MNQKPAFKWSSAGRSHVGMVRAINEDSCLVMPELGLWAVADGMGGHEAGDIASQMLIEGLQQIPPPRDWQSFLDSVQQQMQEVNQRLRLESAQRYQNRTIGSTVVALLIYETQCACLWVGDSRIYRLRDGQLQQLTRDHSHVQELVDQGLIAPEDAHRHPLANVITRAVGSAEEMLIDEVIHPLHPGDMFLLCSDGLNKTVSDEEISRLLIHSDHDCHEAVKAFIHLALMRDASDNVTTVVVNIDADPLEATEEPGAATLDNPIPPDWYLD; translated from the coding sequence ATGAACCAGAAACCCGCTTTTAAATGGTCGTCCGCCGGCCGTAGCCATGTCGGCATGGTGCGGGCGATCAATGAAGATTCCTGCCTGGTGATGCCCGAACTGGGCCTTTGGGCGGTCGCCGACGGCATGGGCGGACATGAAGCCGGCGATATCGCCAGCCAGATGCTGATCGAAGGCCTGCAGCAGATACCGCCACCGCGCGATTGGCAGAGTTTTCTGGACTCGGTGCAACAGCAAATGCAAGAGGTGAACCAGCGCTTGCGGTTGGAATCGGCGCAACGCTACCAGAACCGCACCATCGGCAGCACGGTGGTGGCGCTACTGATCTACGAGACGCAGTGCGCCTGCCTGTGGGTGGGGGACAGCCGTATCTACCGGCTGCGGGACGGCCAACTCCAGCAACTCACTCGCGATCACAGCCACGTACAGGAATTGGTCGACCAGGGGTTGATCGCACCCGAGGACGCGCACCGCCATCCGCTGGCCAACGTGATCACCCGGGCGGTCGGATCGGCCGAGGAAATGCTCATCGACGAAGTCATCCACCCGCTGCATCCCGGCGATATGTTTCTACTGTGCAGCGACGGCCTCAATAAAACCGTGAGCGACGAGGAAATCAGTCGCCTGCTGATCCACAGCGACCACGACTGTCACGAGGCGGTCAAGGCCTTCATCCACCTCGCGCTGATGCGGGACGCCAGCGACAACGTAACCACCGTGGTGGTCAACATCGACGCCGATCCCCTGGAAGCCACCGAGGAACCGGGCGCGGCAACGCTCGACAATCCGATCCCGCCGGACTGGTACCTGGATTGA
- a CDS encoding DUF934 domain-containing protein: MRSVIKNRQIVEDRWQAVGEEEELPVGSLIVPLTRWRRERVELLARGEPLGVRLPNTADVAELVADLPLLELVALEFPKFSDGRAYSQARLLRERHGYRGEIRAVGEVLRDQLFFMVRSGFDAFELRADRSLEDALAAFDEFSTSYQPAADQPLPLYRRGR; this comes from the coding sequence ATGCGGTCGGTTATTAAAAACCGCCAGATCGTCGAAGATCGTTGGCAAGCGGTTGGCGAGGAAGAGGAGCTACCGGTCGGGTCGCTGATCGTGCCGTTGACGCGCTGGCGGCGGGAGCGGGTCGAGTTGCTGGCGCGGGGCGAGCCGCTGGGGGTGCGCCTGCCGAACACCGCCGACGTGGCCGAACTGGTCGCCGATCTGCCGCTGTTGGAGCTGGTGGCGCTGGAGTTTCCCAAGTTCAGCGACGGTCGCGCCTATTCGCAGGCTCGGCTGTTGCGGGAGCGTCACGGCTATCGCGGTGAAATCCGCGCGGTGGGCGAGGTGCTGCGCGATCAATTGTTCTTCATGGTTCGCAGCGGCTTCGACGCCTTCGAACTGCGGGCCGACCGCAGTCTGGAGGACGCGCTGGCGGCGTTCGACGAATTCAGCACCAGCTACCAGCCGGCCGCCGATCAACCGCTGCCCCTGTACCGGCGCGGGCGCTGA